In a genomic window of Diabrotica undecimpunctata isolate CICGRU chromosome 2, icDiaUnde3, whole genome shotgun sequence:
- the LOC140434639 gene encoding vesicular integral-membrane protein VIP36, which produces MYINLFHIVAIFLYCSIIHAQPQWNTRDFMKREHSLIKPYYGSGLDIPFWHFIGSTIVTPNYIRLVDDSQSKWGAIWNTVPVTSRNWDIQVHFKVHGKGKDLFGDGFAIWYAKDRLTTGPVYGSKDLFHGLAIILDTYSNHNGPHNHQHPYISAMINNGSLSYDHDRDGTHTQLAGCEAKFRNFDHDTHISIRYENDVLTVSTDLENKAAWKECFQVKGVKLPTGYYIGASATTGDLSDNHDIMSVRLFELDLGIEEDTGEDRSKIIPSASYFEAPRDHVDDPKPSGMSGVKLFFLMLLGSIAIVTCIVLGIMFYQKQQEKSRKRFY; this is translated from the exons ATgtatattaatttatttcatattgtAGCCATATTCTTATATTGTAGTATCATTCACGCACAGCCACAGTGGAATACACGAGATTTCATGAAAAGGGAGCACTCTTTAATTAAACCATACTATG gtTCCGGATTAGATATTCCTTTCTGGCACTTTATTGGAAGTACAATTGTTACACCAAACTATATACGTCTTGTTGATGATTCCCAAAGTAAATGGGGTGCTATATGGAATACTGTT CCTGTGACCAGCAGAAATTGGGATATCCAAGTTCATTTTAAAGTTCATGGCAAAGGAAAAGATCTATTTGGTGATGGATTTGCCATTTGGTATGCCAAAGACAGATTAACTACTGGACCTGTGTATGGTAGTAAAGATTTGTTTCATGGGTTAGCAATTATTCTCGACACATATAGCAACCATAATGGTCCTCATAAT CATCAACATCCATATATTTCTGCCATGATAAACAATGGTAGTTTATCTTATGATCATGATAGAGATGGTACCCATACACAATTGGCTGGATGTGAAGCTAAGTTCAGAAATTTTGATCATGATACTCACATATCAATTAGATATGAAAATGATGTATTGACAG TATCCACTGATTTAGAGAATAAGGCTGCTTGGAAGGAATGTTTTCAAGTGAAAGGTGTGAAGTTACCTACAGGATATTATATTGGAGCATCAGCTACTACAGGAGACTTATCAGATAACCATGATATTATGTCTGTAAGGCTTTTTGAACTTGATCTTGGAATTGAA gaGGATACTGGTGAAGACAGATCAAAAATCATCCCATCAGCTAGCTATTTTGAAGCACCCAGAGATCATGTTGATGATCCCAAACCATCCGGTATGTCTGGTGTCAAACTGTTCTTCTTAATGCTCCTAGGTAGTATAGCAATAGTAACGTGTATAGTCTTGGGAATCATGTTTTACCagaaacaacaagaaaagagTAGAAAAAGGTTTTATTAa